GACCAGGACGACACCGAGCATGGCGGTGATCGCACCGGCCGAGTGCCGCAGCATCGAACCGACCGCGAGGGCCAGTACGCCGAGCAGCGAGACGTACAGCGAACCCTTGAACACCGTGCCGAGCCAGGGCTCCTCGGAGGCGTCGGCGTGCATGCCCGAGGCGGCGAGGCCCACCAGGCCGATGGAGATCACACAGGTGGTGAAGGCCACCGCGAAGAAGATGAGGAACTTCGCGGTGAGCACCCGGTAGCGCTGCGGCGAGGCGGTGAACGTCGTACGGATCATGCCGGTGCCGTACTCCGAGGAGACCACCAGAACGCCCAGCGTGATCAGGCAGATCTGGCCGAGGATCAGCCCGAAGAACGCGGGGATCGAGTACGGCACGTCCGCGTAGTCGGCGTCGTCGGTCTGCGCGGCGACGAGCAGGCCGATGCCCACCACCAGGGCGACGAAGACGCTGATGGTCCACATCGTGGAGCGCACCGACTTGATCTTCGTCCACTCCGAGGTCAGCGCGTGCCCGAGGTGGGTGCGCACGATCGGGATCGGCGAGGTGTAGCCGCCCTGGGCCGGCTGCTGCCAGCCCTGCTGCGCGGGCGCGGGCGGCTGCGCGTAGCTCTGCTGCGGCTGGGGAGCCGGCGGGGTCGGCGTGCTCATCGGGCGTCCTTGGTCGTCGGGGCGGACTGGGGAGCGGAGGCGGCCGGGGGAGCGGCCGGTGCCTGGGCGGGGGCGCCGAACGGCTGGCCGCCCGGGGCGCCGTAGCCGCCCGGCGCGCCCTGGGGCTGCTGCGGCTGCTGCGGCATCGCGAAGGGCTGGCCGCCGCCCTGCGGCGGGGGCGGCGCGTACCAGCCGGGCTGGCCCTGGCCGGGTACCGGCATCTGGTGCGGGGGCTGGGCGCCGGGGGGCAACTGCTGCTGGAGGCCCGCGCGTTGGTCGGCGGTAGAGGTGTACTCGACCGCGCCCTGGGTCATCCGCATGTACGCCTCTTCCAGGGAGGCCTGGTGCGGCGAGAGCTCCCACAGGCGGATGCCGGACTCGTGGGCCAGGTCGCTGATCTTGGGCAGCGGCAGCCCGGTCACCCGCAGGGCGCCGTCCGGCTCCGGCAGCACGTGGCCGCCCGCGCCGCCGAGCACGGAGCCGAGCTTCTCGCGCAGCTCGGGCTCGGTGTCGGGGGTGCGCACCCGGGCGAAGTCCGAGGAGTTCTGCGAGATGAACTGGCTGACACTGGTGTCGGCCAGGAGCTGGCCGCGGCCGATCACGATCAGGTGGTCGGCGGTCAGCGCCATCTCGCTCATCAGGTGCGAGGAGACGAAGACCGTACGGCCCTCGGCGGCAAGGGACTTCATCAGGT
This is a stretch of genomic DNA from Streptomyces sp. NA04227. It encodes these proteins:
- a CDS encoding ABC transporter permease, coding for MSTPTPPAPQPQQSYAQPPAPAQQGWQQPAQGGYTSPIPIVRTHLGHALTSEWTKIKSVRSTMWTISVFVALVVGIGLLVAAQTDDADYADVPYSIPAFFGLILGQICLITLGVLVVSSEYGTGMIRTTFTASPQRYRVLTAKFLIFFAVAFTTCVISIGLVGLAASGMHADASEEPWLGTVFKGSLYVSLLGVLALAVGSMLRHSAGAITAMLGVVLVPAIMPAFLMIADSTRSFGEKMNEYNAPSSLAMIFRVDAESGDTGNPQLFLLIGLTAAAVAGAYALLEKRDV
- a CDS encoding ABC transporter ATP-binding protein, which encodes MIEAIGLTKRYGARTAVHNLSFQVRPGAVTGFLGPNGSGKSTTMRMILGLDTPSAGSVTIGGHPYRKLPNAPRQVGALLDAKAVHGGRHARNHLLCLAQLSGIPARRVDEVLGVVGLQNVARKRSKGFSLGMGQRLGIAAALLGDPQVLLFDEPVNGLDPEGILWVRNLMKSLAAEGRTVFVSSHLMSEMALTADHLIVIGRGQLLADTSVSQFISQNSSDFARVRTPDTEPELREKLGSVLGGAGGHVLPEPDGALRVTGLPLPKISDLAHESGIRLWELSPHQASLEEAYMRMTQGAVEYTSTADQRAGLQQQLPPGAQPPHQMPVPGQGQPGWYAPPPPQGGGQPFAMPQQPQQPQGAPGGYGAPGGQPFGAPAQAPAAPPAASAPQSAPTTKDAR